The genomic window TGAGCCTGGAGTTACAGTCATCGTTGGGCCCAATGGAAGCGGTAAGAGCAATCTGACCGATGCTATTCTTTGGGTCTTGGGCGAGCAGAGCCCACGATCACTTCGGGGCTCCCAGATGGAGGACGTGATATTTACGGGCAGCTCAAGCAAGCCAGCCTCAGGCCTTGCTGAGGTCTCTCTGGTTCTCGATAATTCCGATGGCTATCTGCCTATAGAATTTGCTGAAGTCACAGTGACCCGAAGGATGTCGCGTTCCGGCGCGAGCGACTACTTCATTAACGGCTCATCCTGCAGGCTGATAGATGTTCAGGATCTCCTTTCGGACACCGGGCTTGGCCGAGAGATTCATTGCATAGTCGGCCAGGGGAGAATCGATGAGATTTTGAGTTCCAGGTCGGATGAGAAGAGACTCCTCATTGAAGAGGTGGCCGGAGTCTTGAAACACCGGAAACGGAAGGAGAGGGCAGTCAAGAAACTCTTTGGCATGGATCAGAATCTTCTTAGGATAAAAGACGTCGCCAAAGAGGTGGAGAGGCAGCTAAACCCTCTAAAAGAGCAGGCAAAGCTGGCAGAGAAGGCGGCAAAATTAGCAAATCAGATTAAAGAGGTCGAGACTTCAATTATTGTTTTCGATCTATATAGCCTTCAATCGGAATGGAAGAACACCACGGCCAAGGTTGAATTATTCAAAAGCCAGTTGACCGAGTTGAAAGAGGAACTCTTAACTAAAAAGGACGAGATGGATTCGATACAGGTCGAATTGGAGGAGAGGGGCGATTTTGTAGGCGATATCGGGGAGAATAGGCGCGAGTTAAAGGGCATCATCGAGCGCTTCAATTCCGGCCTTCTACTTTTGGAAGAGAAGGGCAAATACCTGGTAGAAAAGCTGAGCGATCTTAGGATGCAGATATACCGACTAGAGAGCCTGATAAAAAGCAAGGAGGAAGAGGCGGCTCAATTGAATCACAAGATTGATGTGTTAAAGATCGACGAAGAAGAGCTAGACTCGGTAAATGATGAGAAAGAGCGCCAGGCAGAGACGCTCAAGAAGAGCTTGGCTAAAGCCCAAAGAGATAGCCTCAAAATTAAGGAAGAACTCACCAAAAAGGCGGACCTGATCAAGGCGAAAGATGAAGAGCTTGGAGAGATTAATCTAAAGCTGAGTTCGTTAAGGGCCGAAAGCGACATGCTCAAAGGCGGGCTTAAGGCGGCTAAGGAGGGCGAGCTTCCTACAGCCAAGAATATCGAGAGATTCGAAAAAAATCTTACCAAACTGGAGTTGGAACTTAGGAAGGCCCAGGATGAAACGAAGAGATTGGAGCTCTCCTCTCTCAACAACGAGAAAGAACTCTTAAGATTGACGCTCCTCAAGCGGAAGGCAAGCGAAGAGCTCTTGGGGTTGGAAGGCAAGATCAACTCCATAGCGGCCAATTTAGAATCGCTTCTGCTCTATCCGGATTCCATAAAATGGCTACTTTCCGAGGTGATTGGGAGCGAAAAGGGGCAGCTCCTTAGCGAAGTCATGGATGTGAAGGAGGGCTATGAAGTTGCCATTGAAGCGGCCCTCGGAGATTTGGTCTATTCACTCCTGGTGGCTGATGTCTCGTCGGTAAAAGAGATCTTAGATAGCCTAAAGAATCAGAAGAAGGGCTCGGCGAGCATCATTCCTCTGAAATGGCTCGATTTTGATACTCAAAAAGGGGAGGCGCCCAAGGGCACAGTTTTGGCCATAGACGTCGCTCTGCCTAAAAAAGGTTTTGAGGGTGCGGTTAAAGCGGTCCTGAGGGGCATCTTGATCGTCAAAGATTTGGATGAGGCTATTCAGATGGCTAAGTCCAGATCCAGCCGGTTCGATTTTGTGACGTTGGATGGTGATCTGATAAAAAAGGAAGGAATTATCAAGGGCGGTCTTACAGATCCCAAAAGTCCAATAGCGTTTAATGCGCAACTAGCCGAACTTAGGAAGAAAAAGTCTCTTCTTAAGAAGGAGATTGATGACTTAGAGTCCGCCATTGAAGAAGCTGAAAAAGTAGGCGGGAAGATTGATGAAGAGGTCAATCTGTCTAGAGATATTTTAAACGGCAGCCTTCAGAAGAAGAGCGAAGCCGTTCTCATGCTCAGATCAGAACGTGGACATCTTAAGCAGCGGCAAAAGGAGAGGGGCAGACTTGAGGCGCGTCTTGTTGAGATCGACGAGGCCATAAGGGAAGCTGCTTTAAGCGAAGAATCTCATAGTTTCGCAAAAGACGGACTCATAAAAGATTTGACCAGATTGGGAAACGCCTCTTTGGAAAATGAAACAACCCTTTCAGGCCTCGAGAAGGAGATCTCTGCTCTCAGCCTTAATCTGAGTGAGCTTAAGGCCAAAAAGGAGGCGGCCAGTGAAAGGCGTGCTTTCTTGAGCGAACAGCTAAGCGCCCTCGAAGTCGATTTGGCAAGTTTAAGAGAAAATCTTAATGCGGGTTATCAGACAGTTGAGGCGAGAGAAAATTTAAGAGGTAGGATACAGCCGCTTCATCAGCTCTTTACAGCTCTATTTGCGCGAGCTGTCGAGCTTGATGAGATGCTTAAATCAACGGCCATGGATGAGAAGCTGGATACCAAAAAGTCCAGAGAGAGGCATAAGCTTCTAACCGACAACTCCTCTTTGATCTTGCGAAAGATCGATCAATTGCAGGAGGAGATCGGCCGGATCGATGTCGAAAGGGGCCAACTCGAACTCAAGGTCACCGAGCTTACAAAAAGGCTGAACGAGGATTTTAGTATCAGCCTGAAGGTGGCGCTCTCCATGGCACCCAAAAGGTTGAATTTGGATGAGGCTCACGGAAAGTTGGCTAAACTTAAATTGAACCATTCGAAGATCGGCCCCGTAAACGAAGTGGCCGCCCAAGAGTGTTCCAACCTTGAGGAGCGCCACAAGTTCTTATCCGATCAGATGGCCGATTTGAAACGAAGCCGAAGCTCACTCCAGAAGGTGATCAAGGTCATCGAGCAGAAGATGACCGATAGATTTTACGAGACCTTTGAGCTAGTAAACAAGCATTTTCAGGATATATTTGCAAGGCTGTTTCCGGGCGGCGAGGCGAGTCTGATCTTGACCGGCGAGGACGACCTCCTCTCTTGTGGGATAGAGATAGAGGCCAACCCCTTAGGCAAGCGACTCTCCAAAATAACCCTTCTTTCCGGTGGCGAGAGGTCACTCGTTGCCCTGGCACTCCTTTTTGCCATTTACCACACCAAGCCAAGCCCATTCTACGTTCTAGATGAGGTTGAGCCCGCCCTGGACGACAACAATCTCGTTCGTTTCCTTGCGCTTCTTCAGGGCGAAAGGGCAAAGACCCAATTTCTGATAATCAGCCATCAGCGAAGGACAATGGAGATAGCCGATTCCCTCTACGGAGTCTCCATGCAGTCGGATGGCATCTCTACGGTGATATCTCAGAAATTGGGTCAAATGA from Actinomycetota bacterium includes these protein-coding regions:
- the smc gene encoding chromosome segregation protein SMC, whose amino-acid sequence is MYLKSLNIKGFKSFAKKTALDFEPGVTVIVGPNGSGKSNLTDAILWVLGEQSPRSLRGSQMEDVIFTGSSSKPASGLAEVSLVLDNSDGYLPIEFAEVTVTRRMSRSGASDYFINGSSCRLIDVQDLLSDTGLGREIHCIVGQGRIDEILSSRSDEKRLLIEEVAGVLKHRKRKERAVKKLFGMDQNLLRIKDVAKEVERQLNPLKEQAKLAEKAAKLANQIKEVETSIIVFDLYSLQSEWKNTTAKVELFKSQLTELKEELLTKKDEMDSIQVELEERGDFVGDIGENRRELKGIIERFNSGLLLLEEKGKYLVEKLSDLRMQIYRLESLIKSKEEEAAQLNHKIDVLKIDEEELDSVNDEKERQAETLKKSLAKAQRDSLKIKEELTKKADLIKAKDEELGEINLKLSSLRAESDMLKGGLKAAKEGELPTAKNIERFEKNLTKLELELRKAQDETKRLELSSLNNEKELLRLTLLKRKASEELLGLEGKINSIAANLESLLLYPDSIKWLLSEVIGSEKGQLLSEVMDVKEGYEVAIEAALGDLVYSLLVADVSSVKEILDSLKNQKKGSASIIPLKWLDFDTQKGEAPKGTVLAIDVALPKKGFEGAVKAVLRGILIVKDLDEAIQMAKSRSSRFDFVTLDGDLIKKEGIIKGGLTDPKSPIAFNAQLAELRKKKSLLKKEIDDLESAIEEAEKVGGKIDEEVNLSRDILNGSLQKKSEAVLMLRSERGHLKQRQKERGRLEARLVEIDEAIREAALSEESHSFAKDGLIKDLTRLGNASLENETTLSGLEKEISALSLNLSELKAKKEAASERRAFLSEQLSALEVDLASLRENLNAGYQTVEARENLRGRIQPLHQLFTALFARAVELDEMLKSTAMDEKLDTKKSRERHKLLTDNSSLILRKIDQLQEEIGRIDVERGQLELKVTELTKRLNEDFSISLKVALSMAPKRLNLDEAHGKLAKLKLNHSKIGPVNEVAAQECSNLEERHKFLSDQMADLKRSRSSLQKVIKVIEQKMTDRFYETFELVNKHFQDIFARLFPGGEASLILTGEDDLLSCGIEIEANPLGKRLSKITLLSGGERSLVALALLFAIYHTKPSPFYVLDEVEPALDDNNLVRFLALLQGERAKTQFLIISHQRRTMEIADSLYGVSMQSDGISTVISQKLGQMSDKAS